One genomic region from Rosa rugosa chromosome 1, drRosRugo1.1, whole genome shotgun sequence encodes:
- the LOC133721848 gene encoding F-box protein CPR1-like, with protein sequence MAVAEDLPEDIIVNILTWLPVKSLIRFTSVSKRLHSIILSDPKFAQSQLKAARQQKTLSRRLLVSTDAFQLESLHLDHTPSFGEPSSVRKFSFPFQPQWSGMSSYFKLLGSCNGLVFVAVDEALFYIWNPSIGFLKQLPDPGFSLNKNVLAYYGVGYLSATDDYKVLVASYSFREGGLQVQVFSLTTHLWQRIEPPGGSDIELDLQGTLSNDALHWLNYSIDEDEIVSFDLAVQEFRRMRLPNFDRDGKSFSYLGVCGGCLCASRYLDGACDSIDFWVMKEYDVSDSWTMLFSLKLSHPPELNSCSTEFLVVESSTVAANWTAEGFELIRIDHKEDEKLGQYMLKGNQICMIEYEESLLWISSYYLEQEKKQVKILETHQKASQS encoded by the coding sequence ATGGCGGTAGCAGAAGATCTACCCGAAGATATTATAGTTAACATCCTTACTTGGTTGCCCGTCAAGTCCTTAATCCGATTCACCTCCGTTTCGAAACGCCTGCATTCCATTATATTGTCCGATCCCAAATTCGCCCAATCCCAATTGAAAGCAGCTCGTCAGCAGAAAACCCTCAGCCGCAGACTCCTCGTCTCCACCGACGCCTTTCAACTCGAATCCCTACACTTGGATCATACGCCGTCGTTTGGAGAGCCTTCCTCCGTTAGAAAGTTCAGTTTCCCTTTCCAGCCACAATGGTCTGGTATGTCAAGTTATTTCAAGTTACTAGGCTCCTGCAATGGTCTTGTATTTGTAGCTGTTGATGAGGCATTGTTTTATATCTGGAACCCATCCATTGGATTCTTGAAGCAATTACCTGACCCAGGTTTTTCCTTGAATAAAAATGTGCTAGCATATTATGGTGTGGGCTATTTGTCCGCTACTGATGACTACAAAGTTTTGGTAGCCTCCTATAGCTTTCGTGAAGGGGGGTTACAGGTCCAGGTGTTCTCATTGACAACTCATCTTTGGCAGAGGATTGAACCCCCTGGCGGCTCCGATATTGAACTCGATCTTCAGGGGACTCTTTCGAATGATGCACTTCATTGGCTAAACTACTCCATCGACGAGGATGAAATTGTTTCTTTTGACTTGGCAGTGCAGGAGTTCCGGAGAATGCGACTGCCTAATTTCGACCGTGATGGTAAGAGTTTCAGCTATCTTGGGGTTTGTGGAGGGTGCCTGTGTGCGTCGCGTTATCTGGACGGTGCTTGTGACTCTATTGATTTCTGGGTCATGAAAGAATATGACGTGAGTGACTCGTGGACTATGCTCTTTAGCTTAAAGCTCTCCCATCCACCTGAGTTAAACTCGTGTTCCACAGAATTCTTGGTTGTGGAAAGTAGCACAGTTGCCGCGAATTGGACTGCCGAGGGGTTTGAGTTGATAAGGATTGACCATAAAGAAGATGAGAAGCTTGGGCAGTATATGCTTAAGGGGAATCAGATTTGTATGATTGAGTATGAAGAGAGTCTACTTTGGATTAGTAGTTATTATCTAGAACAAGAGAAAAAGCAGGTCAAGATACTCGAAACCCATCAGAAGGCCTCACAAAGCTGA
- the LOC133727438 gene encoding F-box protein CPR1-like, whose amino-acid sequence MFVSLTLLRSVLQLSSPPSSFSFVILRFGAMAETEELPEEIIVNIFTWLPVKSLIRFTSVSKRLHSIILSDPKFAQSQLKAARQQKTLSHRHLVSTDAPQLESLQLDDTPSFGEPSSVRKFSFPFQPQPGGYVKLLGSCNGLVFVAVDKKFFYIWNPSIGFFKQLPDPGFPLYENVLAYYGVAYLSATDDFKVLVATFGFGGTKLEVEIFSVRTHLWGRIESLSDVELRSQGTFSNNALHWLNHHNQHEMVSFDLAVQEFRRMPLPNFDHDGKSLSYLGVCGGCLCVSRVPKGACDSIDLWVMKEYDVCDSWSMLFSLKLSHPPELRLHSREFLVVETRTVVANWTGKGFELIRIDHAEDEKLGLYMLKGVRICMIEYEESLLWISGCHSGERDRAGQDTRNPSEGLRKLKWK is encoded by the coding sequence ATGTTTGTTTCTCTCACTCTCCTCCGCTCAGTGCTTCAGCTCTCATCGCCTCCTTCCTCCTTCTCCTTTGTCATTCTTCGTTTTGGTGCAATGGCGGAAACAGAAGAGCTACCGGAAGAGATCATAGTGAATATCTTTACTTGGTTGCCCGTCAAGTCCTTAATCCGATTCACCTCCGTTTCCAAACGCCTGCATTCCATTATATTGTCCGATCCCAAATTCGCCCAATCCCAACTCAAAGCAGCTCGTCAGCAGAAAACCCTCAGCCACAGACACCTCGTCTCCACCGACGCCCCTCAACTCGAATCCCTACAGTTGGATGATACGCCGTCGTTTGGAGAGCCTTCCTCCGTTAGAAAGTTCAGCTTCCCTTTCCAGCCACAACCGGGCGGTTATGTCAAGTTACTGGGCTCCTGCAATGGTCTGGTATTTGTAGCTGTTGATAAGAAATTCTTTTATATCTGGAACCCATCGATTGGGTTCTTCAAGCAATTACCTGACCCAGGTTTTCCCTTATATGAAAATGTGCTAGCCTATTATGGTGTTGCCTATTTATCCGCCACCGATGACTTCAAAGTTTTGGTAGCCACCTTTGGCTTTGGTGGAACCAAGTTAGAGGTCGAGATATTCTCAGTGAGAACTCATCTTTGGGGGAGGATTGAATCCCTCAGCGATGTTGAACTCCGTAGTCAGGGGACTTTTTCGAATAATGCACTTCATTGGCTAAATCACCATAACCAGCATGAAATGGTCTCTTTTGACTTGGCTGTGCAGGAGTTCCGGAGAATGCCACTGCCTAATTTCGACCATGATGGTAAGAGTTTAAGCTATCTTGGGGTTTGTGGAGGGTGCCTGTGTGTGTCGCGTGTTCCGAAGGGTGCTTGTGACTCTATTGATCTCTGGGTCATGAAAGAATATGACGTGTGTGACTCGTGGTCTATGCTCTTTAGCTTAAAGCTCTCCCATCCGCCTGAGTTGCGCTTGCATTCCAGAGAATTCTTGGTTGTGGAAACTCGTACAGTTGTCGCGAATTGGACCGGCAAGGGGTTCGAGTTGATAAGGATTGATCATGCAGAAGACGAGAAGCTTGGGTTGTATATGCTTAAGGGGGTTCGCATTTGTATGATTGAATATGAAGAGAGTCTACTTTGGATCAGTGGTTGTCATTCAGGAGAAAGAGATAGAGCAGGTCAAGATACTCGAAACCCATCAGAAGGCCTCAGGAAGCTGAAATGGAAGTAA
- the LOC133721881 gene encoding F-box/kelch-repeat protein At3g06240-like → MAETGDLPEEIIVNILTWLPLKSLIRFTSVSKRLHFIILSDPKFALSQLKAARQQKTLSRRLLVSTDAPPLELESIHLDDTPSFGEPSSIRKPSFPFQPQPGGYVTLLGSCNGLVFVAVDEKLFYIWNPFIGFFKQLPDPGFPLDKNVLRYYGVGYLSATDDYKVLVASREEEIEVEMFSSRTHIWQRIESPRVRITLELDLLGTLSNDALHWLKYEEDEIVSFDLEEEVFRRMPLPNFEHDGKTFSKLGVCGGCLCVSRYPDGAFDSIDFWVMREYGVSGSWIMLLSLKPPELPLYSRQFLVVESCTVAAYWTGEGFELIRIDHKEDEKLGRYMVKGVRMCMVEYEESLLWISGYHSGKELEQGKILETHQKASGS, encoded by the coding sequence ATGGCAGAAACAGGAGACCTACCAGAAGAGATTATAGTGAATATCCTTACTTGGTTGCCCCTCAAGTCCTTAATCCGATTCACCTCCGTTTCCAAACGTCTGCATTTCATTATTTTGTCCGATCCCAAATTCGCCCTGTCCCAACTTAAAGCAGCTCGTCAGCAGAAAACCCTCAGCCGCAGACTCCTCGTCTCCACCGACGCCCCTCCACTCGAACTCGAATCCATACACTTGGATGATACGCCGTCGTTTGGAGAGCCTTCCTCCATTAGAAAGCCCAGCTTCCCTTTCCAGCCACAACCGGGCGGTTATGTCACGCTACTGGGCTCCTGCAATGGTCTGGTATTTGTAGCTGTTGATGAGAAATTGTTTTATATCTGGAACCCATTCATTGGATTCTTCAAGCAATTACCTGATCCAGGTTTTCCCTTGGATAAAAATGTGCTACGCTATTATGGTGTTGGCTATTTGTCCGCCACCGATGACTACAAAGTTTTGGTTGCCTCTCGTGAAGAGGAGATAGAGGTCGAGATGTTCTCATCGAGAACTCACATATGGCAGAGGATTGAATCCCCTCGCGTACGCATCactcttgaactcgatcttctGGGTACTCTTTCGAATGATGCACTTCATTGGCTAAAATACGAGGAGGACGAAATAGTTTCTTTTGACTTGGAAGAGGAGGTGTTCCGGAGAATGCCACTGCCTAATTTCGAGCATGATGGTAAGACTTTCAGCAAGCTTGGGGTTTGTGGAGGGTGCCTGTGTGTATCGCGTTATCCGGATGGTGCTTTTGACTCTATTGATTTCTGGGTCATGAGAGAATATGGTGTCAGTGGCTCATGGATTATGCTCCTTAGCTTAAAGCCGCCTGAGTTGCCCTTGTATTCCAGACAATTCTTGGTTGTGGAAAGTTGTACAGTTGCCGCGTATTGGACTGGCGAGGGGTTCGAGTTGATAAGGATTGATCATAAAGAAGACGAGAAACTTGGGCGGTATATGGTTAAGGGGGTTCGCATGTGTATGGTTGAATATGAAGAGAGTCTACTTTGGATTAGTGGTTATCATTCAGGAAAAGAGTTAGAGCAGGGCAAGATACTCGAAACCCATCAGAAGGCCTCAGGAAGCTGA
- the LOC133727439 gene encoding F-box protein CPR1-like: MAETEELSEDIIVNILTRLPVKSLIRFTSVSKRLHSIILSDPKFALSQLKAARQQKTLSRSRLLVSTETLPLESLHLGDTASFGEPSSVRKLSFPFQPQPGGSVKLLGSCNGLVFVAVDNKSLYIWNPSIGFLKQLPDPGFPFADNVLPYYAVGYLSATDDYKVLVASCDFWSGEIEVKMFSSRTHIWQRIESPCRSDFRLFRGQGTLSNDAFHWLSYRDDDEEEEHAIVSFDLQEEVFQRMPLPNFDHDGKTYTSLGVCGGCLCVSRYPKGAWDSIDLWVMREYGVNGSWIMLFSLKLSDPPELPSVSRQFLGVESSTFAASWTDEGSELIRIDHKEDDKLGRYMLKYRYRISMIEYEESLLWISGYHPVEEKEQVQILETHQKASGS; this comes from the coding sequence ATGGCGGAAACAGAAGAGCTATCTGAAGATATTATAGTGAACATCCTTACTCGGTTACCCGTCAAGTCCTTAATCCGATTCACCTCCGTTTCCAAACGCCTGCATTCCATTATATTGTCCGATCCCAAATTCGCCCTATCCCAACTTAAAGCAGCTCGTCAGCAGAAAACCCTCAGCCGCAGTCGACTCCTCGTCTCCACCGAGACTCTTCCACTCGAATCCCTACACTTGGGTGATACGGCGTCGTTTGGAGAGCCTTCGTCCGTTAGAAAGCTCAGCTTCCCTTTCCAGCCACAACCGGGCGGTTCTGTCAAGCTGCTGGGCTCCTGCAATGGTCTGGTATTTGTAGCTGTTGATAATAAATCCCTTTATATCTGGAACCCATCGATTGGGTTCTTGAAGCAATTACCTGATCCAGGTTTTCCCTTTGCTGATAATGTGCTACCCTATTATGCTGTTGGCTATTTATCCGCTACTGATGACTACAAAGTTTTGGTAGCCTCCTGTGACTTTTGGTCAGGGGAGATAGAGGTCAAGATGTTCTCATCAAGAACTCACATTTGGCAGAGGATTGAATCCCCTTGCCGCTCCGACTTTCGACTCTTTCGTGGTCAGGGGACTCTTTCGAATGATGCATTTCATTGGCTAAGCTACCGCGACGAtgacgaggaagaggagcaTGCAATAGTTTCTTTTGACTTGCAAGAGGAGGTGTTCCAGAGAATGCCACTGCCTAATTTCGACCATGATGGTAAGACTTACACCAGTCTTGGGGTTTGTGGAGGGTGCCTGTGTGTATCGCGTTATCCCAAGGGTGCTTGGGACTCTATCGATTTATGGGTCATGAGAGAATATGGCGTCAATGGCTCATGGATTATGCTTTTTAGCTTAAAGCTCTCTGATCCGCCTGAGCTGCCCTCGGTTTCCAGACAATTCTTGGGTGTGGAAAGTAGTACATTTGCCGCGAGTTGGACTGACGAGGGGTCCGAGTTGATAAGGATTGATCATAAAGAAGACGACAAGCTTGGACGGTATATGCTGAAGTACCGGTACCGGATTTCTATGATTGAATATGAAGAAAGCCTACTTTGGATTAGTGGTTATCATCCGGTAGAAGAGAAAGAGCAGGTCCAGATACTCGAAACCCATCAGAAGGCATCAGGAAGCTGA